One segment of Herbaspirillum hiltneri N3 DNA contains the following:
- a CDS encoding HDOD domain-containing protein yields MELKSLVDQPNKLPTVPKVVQQLIESFNSEDISATEIAHLIASDPALSAKLLRLANSAYFHVSRTVGTVDDALRMLGFVMVRNLVLGNGMVAAFKNTKGMELQQFWRYSLYTACTARWLAHQGGDNGDAAFTLGMMHGIGQLQLHAVAAAEVALLDKQLNVLDAGRAELENEKLGFHFADVSAELAKIWNFPEALSGVLKDIPAPLAATPFDRMAGWVHLGAWRARAEVWDQSDEDQTASYPAAVAKRLGVDAGWALASAKDHADKAMPPLKELTAGLDAMLE; encoded by the coding sequence ATGGAACTCAAGAGCCTCGTCGACCAGCCCAACAAGCTGCCCACCGTCCCCAAGGTCGTCCAGCAACTGATCGAAAGCTTCAACTCCGAAGACATCTCCGCGACCGAGATCGCGCACCTGATTGCGAGCGATCCGGCGCTCTCGGCCAAGCTGCTGCGCCTGGCCAACTCCGCCTACTTCCACGTCTCGCGCACGGTCGGCACGGTTGACGATGCGCTGCGCATGCTCGGCTTCGTGATGGTGCGCAACCTGGTGCTCGGCAACGGCATGGTCGCGGCATTCAAGAACACCAAGGGCATGGAGCTGCAGCAGTTCTGGCGCTACAGCCTCTACACCGCCTGCACCGCACGCTGGCTGGCGCATCAGGGCGGCGACAACGGCGACGCCGCCTTCACCTTGGGCATGATGCACGGCATCGGCCAATTGCAGCTGCATGCCGTCGCGGCAGCCGAAGTGGCCCTGCTGGACAAGCAACTCAACGTACTCGACGCCGGCCGCGCCGAACTTGAAAATGAAAAGCTGGGCTTCCATTTTGCCGACGTCTCGGCCGAACTGGCGAAGATCTGGAATTTCCCGGAAGCCCTGTCCGGCGTACTCAAGGACATCCCCGCGCCGCTGGCCGCCACGCCTTTCGACAGGATGGCCGGATGGGTCCACCTGGGTGCCTGGCGCGCACGTGCAGAAGTGTGGGACCAGAGCGATGAAGACCAGACCGCCAGTTATCCGGCTGCCGTCGCCAAGCGACTGGGCGTTGATGCCGGATGGGCGCTGGCAAGCGCAAAGGATCACGCCGACAAAGCGATGCCGCCCCTGAAGGAATTGACGGCGGGGTTGGATGCGATGCTGGAGTGA
- a CDS encoding DUF3141 domain-containing protein, which yields MATRKTPAATRKDEAATPQAAPALGIPQLGDVNAYLTDAMQRTFLFLDTLLDRGNNYLEHLDQGTPPLLKFEHEVVMDGHDLPNPCNYALLRLQPPASMPVKPEARPVVVVDPRAGHGPGIGGFKFDSEVGMAMRAGHTVYFVTFRPEPEDGQTLLTVMDTEALFIEEVIRRHPQCPAKPVVIGNCQAGWAMMALNARRPELFGPLMIVGAPVSYWAGSSTLNPMRYSGAQLGGSWLASMTSDLGADRFDGAYLVENFEKLNPANTLWNKYYNLWAGVDTEAERFLEFERWWGGYFRMTGSEIESIVENLFVGNKLARGAMMAGDKAIDLRNITSPVVVFASWGDNITPPPQALNWIIDTWGDERAIAAAGRTIIYVLHESVGHLGIFVGGSIALKEHDQLVTSLDVIESLPAGLYEMKLEAKAGKDEQRWDQLEPGDYTVHYQHRTMDDIRKLNPEGREEEEMFSTIAQWSEFNANLYKTYVRPWVKMSATRDIANTMVKLNPLRMQRQLFSDSFFMAPFIRQKAAEARAQRAAVADDHPLKQFEKKMAQQITDELNLYRDRRDERTVRMTRQMFGPKGLGAWLKPHEPDAVVAHERALRELDVYREKALAHIAEGGFAEAVCRIVVAGMISIGAFERRSLRLARLLAQLPMHASVSPKTNWVQLLKDQARLTAVAPVEALNALEQLLPDTATRERALAVSAAVMMIEPTLANPRSEIIEFLIGTLGVDPQRVIGLARKLTDALEKPEAKPVAARKPIARKAAAKPVAAKPATKVKKAAAKPKTAKGKATAKAA from the coding sequence ATGGCCACGCGCAAGACCCCGGCAGCAACGCGAAAAGATGAAGCAGCGACGCCGCAAGCCGCCCCTGCATTGGGAATTCCTCAGCTCGGTGACGTCAATGCCTACCTGACCGACGCCATGCAGCGCACCTTCCTGTTCCTCGACACCTTGCTCGACCGCGGCAACAACTATCTGGAGCATCTGGATCAGGGCACGCCGCCGTTGCTGAAGTTCGAGCATGAGGTGGTGATGGACGGCCATGATCTGCCCAATCCCTGCAATTACGCCTTGCTGCGGCTGCAGCCGCCGGCCTCGATGCCGGTCAAGCCCGAGGCGCGCCCGGTCGTCGTGGTCGATCCGCGCGCCGGACACGGCCCCGGCATCGGCGGCTTCAAGTTCGATTCCGAAGTCGGCATGGCCATGCGCGCCGGCCATACCGTGTATTTCGTCACGTTCCGGCCCGAGCCGGAAGACGGCCAGACGCTGTTGACCGTGATGGATACCGAAGCCTTGTTTATCGAAGAAGTCATCAGGCGCCACCCGCAATGCCCGGCCAAGCCGGTGGTGATCGGCAACTGCCAGGCCGGCTGGGCGATGATGGCGCTGAACGCACGGCGGCCGGAATTGTTCGGCCCGCTCATGATCGTCGGCGCGCCGGTGTCCTACTGGGCCGGCAGTTCGACCCTCAACCCGATGCGGTACAGCGGTGCGCAGCTGGGCGGGTCCTGGCTGGCGTCGATGACCAGCGACCTTGGCGCGGACCGTTTCGACGGCGCCTATCTGGTGGAGAACTTCGAGAAGCTCAATCCCGCCAACACGCTGTGGAACAAGTACTACAACCTCTGGGCCGGCGTCGATACCGAGGCCGAGCGCTTCCTTGAGTTCGAGCGCTGGTGGGGCGGCTATTTCCGCATGACCGGCAGCGAGATCGAATCCATCGTCGAAAACCTGTTCGTCGGCAACAAACTGGCGCGCGGCGCGATGATGGCCGGCGACAAGGCCATCGACCTGCGCAACATCACGTCGCCGGTCGTGGTGTTCGCTTCCTGGGGCGACAACATCACGCCGCCGCCGCAGGCGCTCAATTGGATCATCGACACCTGGGGCGACGAGCGCGCGATTGCCGCGGCGGGCCGCACCATCATCTATGTGCTGCATGAAAGCGTGGGCCACCTCGGCATCTTCGTCGGCGGTTCGATTGCGCTCAAGGAACACGATCAGCTGGTGACCTCGCTGGACGTCATCGAAAGCCTGCCTGCCGGCCTGTACGAGATGAAGCTCGAAGCCAAGGCAGGAAAAGACGAACAACGCTGGGACCAGCTGGAGCCGGGCGACTACACCGTGCATTACCAGCACCGCACGATGGACGATATCCGCAAGCTCAATCCGGAAGGGCGCGAAGAAGAGGAAATGTTCTCTACCATCGCGCAATGGTCGGAATTCAACGCCAATCTCTACAAGACCTATGTGCGGCCGTGGGTGAAGATGAGCGCCACGCGCGACATCGCCAACACCATGGTCAAGCTGAACCCCTTGCGCATGCAGCGCCAACTGTTCTCGGACAGCTTCTTCATGGCGCCGTTTATCCGCCAGAAGGCAGCTGAAGCGCGCGCGCAGCGGGCCGCGGTCGCCGACGACCATCCGCTGAAGCAGTTTGAAAAAAAGATGGCGCAGCAGATCACCGACGAGCTCAACCTGTACCGCGACCGTCGCGACGAGCGCACCGTCAGGATGACGCGCCAGATGTTCGGTCCCAAGGGGCTGGGTGCATGGCTCAAGCCGCACGAACCCGATGCCGTCGTCGCACACGAGCGCGCGCTGCGCGAGCTCGACGTCTATCGTGAAAAGGCCCTGGCGCACATTGCCGAAGGCGGTTTTGCCGAAGCGGTGTGCCGCATCGTGGTGGCGGGGATGATTTCTATCGGCGCCTTCGAGCGGCGTAGCCTGCGACTGGCGCGGTTGCTGGCGCAATTGCCGATGCATGCGAGCGTTTCGCCCAAAACCAACTGGGTGCAATTGCTGAAGGACCAGGCGCGGCTGACGGCCGTGGCGCCGGTGGAGGCGCTGAACGCGCTGGAGCAGCTGCTGCCCGATACGGCTACGCGCGAGCGTGCGCTGGCGGTTTCGGCGGCGGTGATGATGATCGAGCCGACGCTGGCCAATCCACGCTCCGAGATCATCGAGTTCCTGATCGGCACCCTGGGCGTCGATCCGCAACGCGTGATCGGTTTGGCGCGCAAGTTGACGGATGCGCTGGAGAAGCCGGAGGCCAAGCCGGTGGCGGCCAGGAAGCCGATTGCCAGGAAAGCGGCGGCAAAGCCTGTGGCAGCAAAGCCCGCAACCAAAGTAAAAAAAGCTGCCGCCAAGCCCAAAACAGCCAAGGGCAAGGCGACAGCAAAGGCGGCTTAG
- a CDS encoding PepSY-associated TM helix domain-containing protein produces MRAVLVLLHRWFGLGVAVFLFISGATGAIISWDHELDAALNPTLFHANSANSANSGGVAGTPKPGLELANIVEAREPKLRVTYVMNESEPGHTSNMMIEPRLDPATGKPYELGYNQIAVDPVTAEIQGKRMWGAISLSRENLLPFLYKLHYTMHLPEVGGIELGIWLMGIIGIVWALDCFIALWLSFPNPKSWRKSFAFRWKEGGHKLNFDLHRSGGVWVWGLLLILAVTSVSMNLNNQVMTPIIKVFSTVTPTAFDTRTPVAPDKVAEPRMSREQVTRLAIEEGKRRGFEAPAGGVFYSSMFGLYGVGFFEAGNDHGDVGLGNAWLYFDAATGAPAGTRIPGTGSAGDLFIQAQFPLHSGRILGLPGRIFISFMGALVAMLSVTGVVIWMRKRKARVVQKRKVWEQSGSASPQPGGRESASLP; encoded by the coding sequence ATGCGTGCTGTTCTCGTCCTCCTTCATCGCTGGTTCGGTCTCGGCGTGGCGGTGTTCCTGTTTATTTCCGGCGCTACCGGTGCGATCATTTCCTGGGATCACGAGCTCGACGCCGCGCTCAATCCGACCTTGTTCCACGCCAACAGCGCCAATAGCGCCAACTCGGGCGGCGTAGCCGGCACGCCCAAACCAGGCCTGGAACTGGCCAACATCGTCGAAGCGCGCGAGCCGAAGCTGCGCGTCACTTACGTGATGAACGAGAGCGAGCCGGGCCACACCAGCAACATGATGATCGAGCCGCGCCTTGATCCGGCCACCGGCAAGCCGTATGAACTGGGCTACAACCAGATCGCCGTTGACCCGGTCACCGCTGAAATCCAGGGCAAGCGCATGTGGGGCGCGATTTCGCTGAGCCGCGAAAACCTGCTGCCGTTCCTCTACAAGCTGCACTACACGATGCATCTTCCCGAAGTCGGCGGCATCGAGCTCGGCATCTGGCTCATGGGCATTATCGGCATCGTCTGGGCATTGGATTGCTTCATTGCGCTGTGGCTGTCCTTCCCCAACCCGAAGAGCTGGCGCAAGTCGTTTGCCTTCCGCTGGAAAGAGGGCGGCCACAAACTCAACTTCGATCTGCATCGCTCAGGTGGCGTGTGGGTATGGGGCTTGCTTCTGATCCTGGCGGTGACCTCGGTGTCCATGAATCTCAACAACCAGGTCATGACGCCGATCATCAAGGTCTTCTCGACGGTGACACCGACCGCCTTTGACACCCGCACGCCGGTCGCGCCGGACAAGGTGGCGGAGCCCCGGATGTCGCGCGAGCAGGTTACCCGGCTTGCGATCGAGGAAGGCAAGCGTCGCGGCTTCGAGGCGCCGGCCGGCGGCGTGTTCTATTCATCGATGTTTGGGTTGTATGGCGTCGGGTTCTTCGAAGCAGGCAACGATCATGGCGACGTCGGCCTCGGCAACGCCTGGCTGTACTTCGATGCCGCCACCGGCGCACCGGCCGGCACGCGCATCCCGGGGACCGGCAGCGCCGGCGACTTGTTCATCCAGGCGCAATTTCCACTGCATTCAGGACGCATCCTCGGCTTGCCGGGCCGCATCTTCATTTCCTTCATGGGCGCGCTGGTGGCGATGTTGTCGGTGACCGGGGTGGTGATCTGGATGCGCAAGCGCAAGGCTCGCGTGGTGCAGAAACGCAAGGTGTGGGAGCAATCAGGCTCCGCCTCGCCGCAGCCGGGCGGCCGCGAAAGCGCTTCCTTGCCATAG
- a CDS encoding response regulator, which translates to MQGLQQSDILLVDDSSEVAELARFAILRMKLTEKWTWFNDPEKASDFLFRHEYTARRDLHPFLILLDLNMPRLSGHDLLRMLKGNKATSHIPVVMFSTSTDREDINKSYELGANGYLHKATDADQMMDTVVDAVSYWTTRNLPAR; encoded by the coding sequence ATGCAAGGCTTACAACAATCCGACATTCTTTTGGTGGACGACAGTTCTGAAGTGGCGGAACTGGCCCGCTTCGCCATCCTGCGCATGAAACTCACCGAAAAATGGACCTGGTTCAACGATCCTGAAAAGGCCTCGGATTTCCTGTTCCGTCACGAATACACTGCGCGCCGTGACCTGCACCCTTTTCTGATCCTGCTGGACCTGAACATGCCGCGCCTGAGCGGCCACGATCTGCTGCGCATGCTCAAGGGCAACAAGGCGACCTCGCATATCCCGGTGGTGATGTTCTCGACCTCAACCGACCGTGAAGACATCAACAAGAGCTACGAGCTCGGCGCCAACGGCTATCTTCACAAGGCCACCGATGCGGACCAGATGATGGATACCGTGGTCGACGCCGTATCGTACTGGACCACGCGCAACCTGCCGGCACGATAA
- a CDS encoding fimbrial protein, whose translation MKFTLYPAAPYRSSVQLGSAVADTATSAGLPKTLPQGIGMRHFVKWCLLCVLVFCSGSVFAATCSYPHGGGDYVAEIGTVRIDTNAPIGSIVISEKAPSGAAYAIRCYGEYSYGGGDRNVIFTLGITVHPVDGYTNVYPTNLAGLGVRYKVTTNTSSDDGCSIPSNQYIENSSYTFRCFMPGTSTGRTWQWNFSTEFVKTGPITVGALRLIQAVSLIVEFESQSNRYSTKSVYSGTATGTVAKGTCKTPDVVIPMGNTNFATFNRTGAVNDRWNNATLNVNDCPVGLTQVTIKFNTPLAGWLDQANSVFNLNNPSDPTTAKGIGIQMSFGDNNTPVAYNTAQTLSGYSTVRNDGDSFSVPIGARYVKPASTTRLVAGQANGAVVFVMSYE comes from the coding sequence TTGAAATTCACTTTGTATCCGGCTGCGCCGTATCGCAGCTCAGTTCAGCTTGGCTCAGCCGTCGCGGACACAGCGACATCAGCCGGCCTGCCTAAGACCTTGCCGCAAGGCATCGGCATGCGCCATTTTGTTAAATGGTGTCTGCTCTGCGTTCTTGTTTTTTGTTCAGGATCGGTTTTTGCGGCCACTTGCTCCTACCCTCACGGAGGTGGGGATTATGTCGCAGAGATAGGGACGGTACGTATTGATACAAATGCCCCTATCGGTTCAATCGTGATATCCGAGAAAGCTCCATCAGGTGCCGCATACGCAATACGGTGTTACGGTGAATATAGTTATGGTGGGGGGGATCGAAACGTCATTTTCACCTTGGGCATCACTGTTCATCCCGTCGACGGCTATACCAATGTCTATCCGACCAATTTGGCGGGCCTAGGGGTGCGCTACAAGGTGACTACGAATACAAGTTCTGATGACGGCTGTAGCATTCCATCCAATCAATATATCGAAAATTCCAGCTATACCTTCAGATGTTTCATGCCGGGGACTAGTACCGGCCGTACTTGGCAATGGAATTTCTCCACGGAATTTGTCAAAACCGGGCCGATCACTGTTGGAGCATTAAGATTGATACAGGCAGTTAGTCTTATAGTCGAATTTGAATCTCAGTCCAATCGCTACTCTACCAAAAGTGTATACAGCGGCACCGCTACGGGCACTGTGGCCAAGGGTACCTGCAAGACACCCGACGTCGTCATCCCGATGGGCAATACCAACTTTGCCACTTTTAATAGGACAGGCGCCGTGAATGACAGGTGGAACAACGCCACGCTCAATGTCAACGATTGCCCGGTCGGCCTCACTCAGGTCACGATCAAGTTCAATACGCCGCTAGCCGGTTGGCTGGATCAAGCCAATAGTGTGTTCAATCTCAACAATCCGAGCGACCCTACGACCGCGAAAGGTATCGGCATCCAGATGAGCTTTGGCGACAATAACACCCCCGTCGCCTACAACACTGCCCAGACCCTGAGCGGCTACAGCACAGTCAGGAACGATGGCGACAGCTTTTCGGTACCCATCGGCGCGCGCTACGTCAAGCCGGCGTCCACGACCAGGCTCGTCGCCGGTCAGGCAAACGGGGCGGTGGTCTTTGTCATGAGCTATGAATGA